A single Populus alba chromosome 7, ASM523922v2, whole genome shotgun sequence DNA region contains:
- the LOC118063167 gene encoding probable starch synthase 4, chloroplastic/amyloplastic isoform X1: MESVINSTILSLAGFPKSNPSIHHQKTVKARRTVYCSLSSSKNSNNGGDANGLLKEEEEEKYNDTWLLFKEAQQNILYLNKLRLVAVEELNKANREKQLLLDKIQQLEAVNKLGNEQSLWRELLLRIDSMVLTGLIDSAEASGMRKAVMGNKFSVALVFFDIRQKTDAELLAQLRHFSDGSRKNGFHIIQICTEMEPLVSVGSLSSYVTGLSKALQKKGHMVEVILPKYACLDLTEMQGLREIEAELYSYFNGQLHGNRIWTGIVHGIAVTLIQPLYYSSFFDRERVYGYSDDFERFTYFSRASLDYIAKSGKQPDVLHIHNWETAIVGPLFWDIFVKQGLGGTRVLLTCHGFDSQCLEQPDKLALCGLDPARLHRPDRLQDHTMTHLVNILKGGLVYSNKVVMVQSIYSKERIINSFGHGLEPTLAIHKDKLLVSPCGFDNSTWDPSKDKFLPKNYSADDLKGKSICKVALQQQLGLSKNSSTVLVGCICTESLDFDLNNQKAVWNATQKSVQFIFMGSKATSADGALEYLKKELKDETVRFINKYDEVLLHLIFAGSDIILCQSFHDPLLQVPLKALKYGAAPVAVTSNESKFRHFVDHEQETTRFSRFISSTFGYLSLSQAVDEIKNSPSKWKQKIVDAMAKDFSWNAECYDVHVSAYTALKSL, translated from the exons ATGGAGTCTGTAATAAACTCTACCATCCTCTCACTCGCTGGCTTCCCAAAATCCAACCCATCAATCCACCACCAAAAAACCGTCAAAGCTCGACGAACAGTTTACTGCTCCCtcag cagcagcaagaaTAGTAACAATGGAGGAGACGCTAATGGCTTActtaaagaagaggaggaagagaaatATAATGACACGTGGCTGCTTTTCAAAGAAGCTCAGCAGA ATATTCTTTACTTAAACAAACTACGCCTTGTGGCTGTTGAAGAGCTCAATAAAGCAAACAGAGAGAAGCAGTTGTTGCTTGATAAAATCCAGCAATTGGAGGCTGTCAACAAATTAG GAAATGAGCAATCATTGTGGCGGGAATTGCTGCTTCGGATTGACTCGATGGTCCTAACTGGCTTGATTGATTCTGCTGAGGCTTCTGGTATGAGAAAAGCAGTCATGGGTAACAAGTTTAGTGTAGCTCTTGTTTTCTTCGACATCCGGCAGAAAACTGATGCTGAGCTTCTGGCACAACTCCGTCACTTCTCCGATGGAAGCAGAAA gAATGGTTTTCACATAATCCAAATTTGCACTGAAATGGAACCACTGGTATCGGTTGGATCCTTGTCATCATATGTGACAGGCTTATCAAAGGCACTGCAGAAAAAAGGGCACATGGTGGAGGTTATTTTGCCAAA GTATGCATGTCTGGACCTCACTGAAATGCAAGGACTGCGAGAAATTGAGGCAGAGTTGTATTCATATTTTAATGGTCAATTGCATGGAAACAGAATTTGGACTGG CATCGTCCATGGCATTGCAGTCACTCTCATTCAACCTTTGTACTATTCATCCTTTTTTGATCGTGAAAGGGTATATGGCTACTCAGATGACTTTGAACG ATTTACCTATTTCTCTCGTGCTTCATTGGATTATATAGCAAAATCTGGAAAGCAGCCTGATGTGTTGCACATACACAATTGGGAAACTGCTATTGTCGGGCCACTTTTTTGGGATATTTTTGTCAAACAG GGGCTTGGAGGTACCAGAGTATTGTTGACATGCCATGGCTTTGACTCACAA TGCCTTGAGCAACCTGATAAGCTAGCACTATGCGGACTTGATCCTGCTAGACTTCACCGTCCTGACCGTTTACAAGATCACACTATGACACATCTTGTCAATATTCTGAAG GGTGGACTTGTGTACTCAAATAAAGTTGTTATGGTGCAATCTATTTATTCAAAAGAAAGGATCATTAATAGTTTCGGTCACGGATTAGAACCTACCTTAGCGATTCACAA GGACAAGTTGCTTGTTTCTCCTTGTGGGTTTGACAACTCCACCTGGGATCCTTCAAAGGACAAATTTCTTCCAAAAAATTATAGTGCAGATGACCTAAAGGGGAAATCCATTTGCAAAGTTGCATTGCAGCAGCAGCTGGGGTTATCCAAAAATTCATCTACTGTTCTT GTTGGATGCATCTGCACAGAATCTTTGGATTTTGATCTGAATAACCAGAAGGCAGTTTGGAATGCTACACAAAAGAGTGTCCAG TTCATCTTCATGGGAAGCAAAGCGACAAGTGCAGATGGAGCACTGGAATATCTTAAGAAAGAACTAAAG GATGAAACTGTGAGATTCATAAACAAATATGATGAGGTTCTATTGCATCTGATCTTTGCAGGTTCAGACATAATCTTGTGCCAATCCTTTCATGATCCTCTACTCCAAGTGCCT CTGAAAGCTTTGAAGTATGGAGCAGCTCCGGTTGCAGTAACATCCAATGAGAGCAAATTCAG ACATTTTGTAGATCATGAACAAGAGACCACTAGATTTTCACGGTTCATTAGCTCTACCTTTGGATATTTGTCTTTGAGCCAGGCTGTAGATGAAATT AAGAACAGCCCATCAAAATGGAAGCAGAAGATAGTAGATGCCATGGCCAAGGACTTCTCATGGAATGCAGAGTGCTATGACGTTCATGTTTCTGCATACACGGCCCTAAAAAGCTTGTGA
- the LOC118063179 gene encoding COMPASS-like H3K4 histone methylase component WDR5A, producing MPDPIESYKPYTLTQTLQGHKSSISSVKFSSDGRLLGSSSADKTIKTYSLSPSNPPTSPITPLHDFHGHEQGVSDLAFSSDSRFIVSASDDKTLRLWDVTTGSIIKTLHGHTNYVFCVSFNPNSSMIVSGSFDETVRIWDVKSGKCLKVLPAHSDPVTCVDFNRDGSLIVTSSYDGLCRIWDSGTGHCIKTLIDDENPPVSFVKFSPNGNFILVGTLDNNLRLWNFSTGKFLKTYTGHANTKYCISPAFSITNGMYIVGGSEDNFIYLWELQSRKIVQKLEGHTDTVISVACHPTQNMIASGAIGSDKTVKIWTQEK from the exons atgccaGACCCAATTGAGTCCTACAAACCCTACACCCTAACCCAAACCCTACAAGGCCACAAATCCTCCATTTCCTCCGTCAAATTCTCCTCCGACGGCCGTCTCCTCGGGTCCTCCTCCGCTGACAAAACCATCAAAACCTATTCGCTCTCCCCATCTAATCCTCCCACTTCCCCAATCACTCCTCTCCATGACTTCCACGGCCACGAACAAGGCGTCTCCGACCTTGCCTTCTCCTCTGATTCCCGCTTCATTGTCTCTGCCTCCGACGACAAAACCCTCCGCCTCTGGGACGTCACAACTGGGTCCATCATCAAAACCCTTCACGGGCACACCAATTATGTGTTTTGCGTCAGCTTTAACCCAAATTCCAGTATGATTGTTTCGGGTTCTTTTGACGAGACTGTTAGAATTTGGGATGTGAAGAGTGGAAAGTGTTTGAAGGTGTTGCCTGCCCATTCTGATCCAGTTACATGTGTTGATTTTAATAGAGATGGTTCGCTTATTGTGACCAGCAGTTATGATGGCTTGTGTAGGATCTGGGATTCTGGGACTGGTCATTGTATCAAGACTTTGATTGATGATGAAAATCCACCCGTTTCCTTTGTTAAGTTCTCGCCTAATGGAaattttattcttgttggcACTTTGGATAACAATTTG AGGCTTTGGAATTTTTCAACTGGGAAATTTCTGAAGACATACACTGGGCATGCCAATACAAAATACTGTATTTCGCCCGCCTTTTCCATAACAAATGGAATGTACATTGTTGGCGGTTCTGAggataattttatatacttGTGGGAGCTTCAAAGCAGGAAAATAGTACAGAAATTGGAAGGTCACACTGATACAGTTATATCAGTAGCATGCCATCCTACCCAGAACATGATCGCATCCGGTGCAATAGGCAGTGACAAGACTGTGAAGATCTGGACTCAGGAaaaatga
- the LOC118063167 gene encoding probable starch synthase 4, chloroplastic/amyloplastic isoform X3, whose protein sequence is MESVINSTILSLAGFPKSNPSIHHQKTVKARRTVYCSLSKNSNNGGDANGLLKEEEEEKYNDTWLLFKEAQQNILYLNKLRLVAVEELNKANREKQLLLDKIQQLEAVNKLGNEQSLWRELLLRIDSMVLTGLIDSAEASGMRKAVMGNKFSVALVFFDIRQKTDAELLAQLRHFSDGSRKNGFHIIQICTEMEPLVSVGSLSSYVTGLSKALQKKGHMVEVILPKYACLDLTEMQGLREIEAELYSYFNGQLHGNRIWTGIVHGIAVTLIQPLYYSSFFDRERVYGYSDDFERFTYFSRASLDYIAKSGKQPDVLHIHNWETAIVGPLFWDIFVKQGLGGTRVLLTCHGFDSQCLEQPDKLALCGLDPARLHRPDRLQDHTMTHLVNILKGGLVYSNKVVMVQSIYSKERIINSFGHGLEPTLAIHKDKLLVSPCGFDNSTWDPSKDKFLPKNYSADDLKGKSICKVALQQQLGLSKNSSTVLVGCICTESLDFDLNNQKAVWNATQKSVQFIFMGSKATSADGALEYLKKELKDETVRFINKYDEVLLHLIFAGSDIILCQSFHDPLLQVPLKALKYGAAPVAVTSNESKFRHFVDHEQETTRFSRFISSTFGYLSLSQAVDEIKNSPSKWKQKIVDAMAKDFSWNAECYDVHVSAYTALKSL, encoded by the exons ATGGAGTCTGTAATAAACTCTACCATCCTCTCACTCGCTGGCTTCCCAAAATCCAACCCATCAATCCACCACCAAAAAACCGTCAAAGCTCGACGAACAGTTTACTGCTCCCtcag caagaaTAGTAACAATGGAGGAGACGCTAATGGCTTActtaaagaagaggaggaagagaaatATAATGACACGTGGCTGCTTTTCAAAGAAGCTCAGCAGA ATATTCTTTACTTAAACAAACTACGCCTTGTGGCTGTTGAAGAGCTCAATAAAGCAAACAGAGAGAAGCAGTTGTTGCTTGATAAAATCCAGCAATTGGAGGCTGTCAACAAATTAG GAAATGAGCAATCATTGTGGCGGGAATTGCTGCTTCGGATTGACTCGATGGTCCTAACTGGCTTGATTGATTCTGCTGAGGCTTCTGGTATGAGAAAAGCAGTCATGGGTAACAAGTTTAGTGTAGCTCTTGTTTTCTTCGACATCCGGCAGAAAACTGATGCTGAGCTTCTGGCACAACTCCGTCACTTCTCCGATGGAAGCAGAAA gAATGGTTTTCACATAATCCAAATTTGCACTGAAATGGAACCACTGGTATCGGTTGGATCCTTGTCATCATATGTGACAGGCTTATCAAAGGCACTGCAGAAAAAAGGGCACATGGTGGAGGTTATTTTGCCAAA GTATGCATGTCTGGACCTCACTGAAATGCAAGGACTGCGAGAAATTGAGGCAGAGTTGTATTCATATTTTAATGGTCAATTGCATGGAAACAGAATTTGGACTGG CATCGTCCATGGCATTGCAGTCACTCTCATTCAACCTTTGTACTATTCATCCTTTTTTGATCGTGAAAGGGTATATGGCTACTCAGATGACTTTGAACG ATTTACCTATTTCTCTCGTGCTTCATTGGATTATATAGCAAAATCTGGAAAGCAGCCTGATGTGTTGCACATACACAATTGGGAAACTGCTATTGTCGGGCCACTTTTTTGGGATATTTTTGTCAAACAG GGGCTTGGAGGTACCAGAGTATTGTTGACATGCCATGGCTTTGACTCACAA TGCCTTGAGCAACCTGATAAGCTAGCACTATGCGGACTTGATCCTGCTAGACTTCACCGTCCTGACCGTTTACAAGATCACACTATGACACATCTTGTCAATATTCTGAAG GGTGGACTTGTGTACTCAAATAAAGTTGTTATGGTGCAATCTATTTATTCAAAAGAAAGGATCATTAATAGTTTCGGTCACGGATTAGAACCTACCTTAGCGATTCACAA GGACAAGTTGCTTGTTTCTCCTTGTGGGTTTGACAACTCCACCTGGGATCCTTCAAAGGACAAATTTCTTCCAAAAAATTATAGTGCAGATGACCTAAAGGGGAAATCCATTTGCAAAGTTGCATTGCAGCAGCAGCTGGGGTTATCCAAAAATTCATCTACTGTTCTT GTTGGATGCATCTGCACAGAATCTTTGGATTTTGATCTGAATAACCAGAAGGCAGTTTGGAATGCTACACAAAAGAGTGTCCAG TTCATCTTCATGGGAAGCAAAGCGACAAGTGCAGATGGAGCACTGGAATATCTTAAGAAAGAACTAAAG GATGAAACTGTGAGATTCATAAACAAATATGATGAGGTTCTATTGCATCTGATCTTTGCAGGTTCAGACATAATCTTGTGCCAATCCTTTCATGATCCTCTACTCCAAGTGCCT CTGAAAGCTTTGAAGTATGGAGCAGCTCCGGTTGCAGTAACATCCAATGAGAGCAAATTCAG ACATTTTGTAGATCATGAACAAGAGACCACTAGATTTTCACGGTTCATTAGCTCTACCTTTGGATATTTGTCTTTGAGCCAGGCTGTAGATGAAATT AAGAACAGCCCATCAAAATGGAAGCAGAAGATAGTAGATGCCATGGCCAAGGACTTCTCATGGAATGCAGAGTGCTATGACGTTCATGTTTCTGCATACACGGCCCTAAAAAGCTTGTGA
- the LOC118063177 gene encoding transcription factor bHLH18: MDIAAGKWLSEMGMDDYKFIHQCHINSLAEFTAQDMATTLLGENLQRSFSSESFSSKPSLMMTGNTTITSTSNGSSSETSQTSIETPGKQQRTNSWNSSISTLHQSPKPPSPIPESFSFNTSAPPPTASSQEFYGNLDRLSKPKDEAASPINMNFQTSISKAACERSESYAPEAKQGIKRPYTMTRSAMHVQDHIMAERKRREKLSQQFIALSAVVPGLKKMDKASVLEGAMKYMKQLQEQLKQLQDQTKTKTMESVVLLKKSKLSVDDECTSSDENFDGLPGSPLPEIEARTTDKDVLIRIHCKNQQGVGIKILSEIENLHLSVVNSSVLVFGNSTLDVTVIAQMDNDFSLTMKDLVKKLRLACLKLSCAIIPSSSVQA, encoded by the exons ATGGATATAGCAGCAGGGAAATGGCTTAGTGAGATG GGCATGGATGATTACAAATTCATCCATCAATGCCATATCAACTCTCTTGCCGAGTTCACCGCACAAGACATGGCAACTACTCTACTGGGAGAAAACCTCCAACGATCTTTCTCTTCCGAGAGTTTCTCCTCGAAACCCAGTTTAATGATGACCGGAAACACCACGATCACCAGTACTTCAAATGGTTCCTCCTCTGAAACGTCTCAGACCAGCATTGAAACACCTGGAAAACAGCAGAGAACTAACAGCTGGAACTCTAGCATCTCCACCCTGCACCAATCGCCAAAACCACCTTCTCCTATTCCTGAAAGTTTTTCTTTCAACACCTCAGCTCCACCACCTACGGCCAGTTCCCAGGAGTTTTACGGAAATCTTGACCGCCTGAGCAAGCCTAAGGATGAGGCTGCATCTCCAATAAACATGAACTTtcaaacttcaatttcaaaagctGCTTGTGAGAGATCAGAAAGTTATGCCCCAGAGGCTAAGCAAGGGATCAAGAGGCCTTACACAATGACTAGAAGTGCTATGCATGTTCAAGATCACATAATGGCTGAGAGAAAGCGCAGAGAAAAGCTTAGCCAGCAGTTCATAGCTCTTTCAGCCGTCGTTCCAGGTCTTAAAAAG ATGGACAAGGCTTCTGTCCTTGAAGGCGCTATGAAGTACATGAAACAACTCCAAGAACAACTGAAACAACTCCAGGATCAGACCAAGACAAAAACCATGGAATCCGTGGTTCTGCTGAAGAAGTCTAAGCTCTCTGTTGATGATGAATGTACTTCATCTGATGAGAACTTTGATGGCCTCCCTGGCTCACCGCTCCCAGAAATTGAAGCAAGAACAACTGATAAGGATGTACTGATTCGGATCCATTGCAAGAACCAGCAAGGAGTTGGGATTAAAATACTAAGCGAGATTGAGAATCTTCATCTATCAGTAGTCAATAGCAGTGTATTGGTATTTGGGAATTCCACTCTTGACGTAACAGTAATTGCCCAG ATGGACAATGATTTCTCCTTGACAATGAAAGATCTTGTCAAGAAACTAAGACTGGCTTGTTTGAAGCTCTCATGTGCTATAATACCAAGCTCGAGCGTTCAAGCCTGA
- the LOC118063167 gene encoding probable starch synthase 4, chloroplastic/amyloplastic isoform X2, protein MESVINSTILSLAGFPKSNPSIHHQKTVKARRTVYCSLSSKNSNNGGDANGLLKEEEEEKYNDTWLLFKEAQQNILYLNKLRLVAVEELNKANREKQLLLDKIQQLEAVNKLGNEQSLWRELLLRIDSMVLTGLIDSAEASGMRKAVMGNKFSVALVFFDIRQKTDAELLAQLRHFSDGSRKNGFHIIQICTEMEPLVSVGSLSSYVTGLSKALQKKGHMVEVILPKYACLDLTEMQGLREIEAELYSYFNGQLHGNRIWTGIVHGIAVTLIQPLYYSSFFDRERVYGYSDDFERFTYFSRASLDYIAKSGKQPDVLHIHNWETAIVGPLFWDIFVKQGLGGTRVLLTCHGFDSQCLEQPDKLALCGLDPARLHRPDRLQDHTMTHLVNILKGGLVYSNKVVMVQSIYSKERIINSFGHGLEPTLAIHKDKLLVSPCGFDNSTWDPSKDKFLPKNYSADDLKGKSICKVALQQQLGLSKNSSTVLVGCICTESLDFDLNNQKAVWNATQKSVQFIFMGSKATSADGALEYLKKELKDETVRFINKYDEVLLHLIFAGSDIILCQSFHDPLLQVPLKALKYGAAPVAVTSNESKFRHFVDHEQETTRFSRFISSTFGYLSLSQAVDEIKNSPSKWKQKIVDAMAKDFSWNAECYDVHVSAYTALKSL, encoded by the exons ATGGAGTCTGTAATAAACTCTACCATCCTCTCACTCGCTGGCTTCCCAAAATCCAACCCATCAATCCACCACCAAAAAACCGTCAAAGCTCGACGAACAGTTTACTGCTCCCtcag cagcaagaaTAGTAACAATGGAGGAGACGCTAATGGCTTActtaaagaagaggaggaagagaaatATAATGACACGTGGCTGCTTTTCAAAGAAGCTCAGCAGA ATATTCTTTACTTAAACAAACTACGCCTTGTGGCTGTTGAAGAGCTCAATAAAGCAAACAGAGAGAAGCAGTTGTTGCTTGATAAAATCCAGCAATTGGAGGCTGTCAACAAATTAG GAAATGAGCAATCATTGTGGCGGGAATTGCTGCTTCGGATTGACTCGATGGTCCTAACTGGCTTGATTGATTCTGCTGAGGCTTCTGGTATGAGAAAAGCAGTCATGGGTAACAAGTTTAGTGTAGCTCTTGTTTTCTTCGACATCCGGCAGAAAACTGATGCTGAGCTTCTGGCACAACTCCGTCACTTCTCCGATGGAAGCAGAAA gAATGGTTTTCACATAATCCAAATTTGCACTGAAATGGAACCACTGGTATCGGTTGGATCCTTGTCATCATATGTGACAGGCTTATCAAAGGCACTGCAGAAAAAAGGGCACATGGTGGAGGTTATTTTGCCAAA GTATGCATGTCTGGACCTCACTGAAATGCAAGGACTGCGAGAAATTGAGGCAGAGTTGTATTCATATTTTAATGGTCAATTGCATGGAAACAGAATTTGGACTGG CATCGTCCATGGCATTGCAGTCACTCTCATTCAACCTTTGTACTATTCATCCTTTTTTGATCGTGAAAGGGTATATGGCTACTCAGATGACTTTGAACG ATTTACCTATTTCTCTCGTGCTTCATTGGATTATATAGCAAAATCTGGAAAGCAGCCTGATGTGTTGCACATACACAATTGGGAAACTGCTATTGTCGGGCCACTTTTTTGGGATATTTTTGTCAAACAG GGGCTTGGAGGTACCAGAGTATTGTTGACATGCCATGGCTTTGACTCACAA TGCCTTGAGCAACCTGATAAGCTAGCACTATGCGGACTTGATCCTGCTAGACTTCACCGTCCTGACCGTTTACAAGATCACACTATGACACATCTTGTCAATATTCTGAAG GGTGGACTTGTGTACTCAAATAAAGTTGTTATGGTGCAATCTATTTATTCAAAAGAAAGGATCATTAATAGTTTCGGTCACGGATTAGAACCTACCTTAGCGATTCACAA GGACAAGTTGCTTGTTTCTCCTTGTGGGTTTGACAACTCCACCTGGGATCCTTCAAAGGACAAATTTCTTCCAAAAAATTATAGTGCAGATGACCTAAAGGGGAAATCCATTTGCAAAGTTGCATTGCAGCAGCAGCTGGGGTTATCCAAAAATTCATCTACTGTTCTT GTTGGATGCATCTGCACAGAATCTTTGGATTTTGATCTGAATAACCAGAAGGCAGTTTGGAATGCTACACAAAAGAGTGTCCAG TTCATCTTCATGGGAAGCAAAGCGACAAGTGCAGATGGAGCACTGGAATATCTTAAGAAAGAACTAAAG GATGAAACTGTGAGATTCATAAACAAATATGATGAGGTTCTATTGCATCTGATCTTTGCAGGTTCAGACATAATCTTGTGCCAATCCTTTCATGATCCTCTACTCCAAGTGCCT CTGAAAGCTTTGAAGTATGGAGCAGCTCCGGTTGCAGTAACATCCAATGAGAGCAAATTCAG ACATTTTGTAGATCATGAACAAGAGACCACTAGATTTTCACGGTTCATTAGCTCTACCTTTGGATATTTGTCTTTGAGCCAGGCTGTAGATGAAATT AAGAACAGCCCATCAAAATGGAAGCAGAAGATAGTAGATGCCATGGCCAAGGACTTCTCATGGAATGCAGAGTGCTATGACGTTCATGTTTCTGCATACACGGCCCTAAAAAGCTTGTGA
- the LOC118063175 gene encoding uncharacterized protein isoform X1, translating to MRGYDREEDEYYDEYEEEGEEQVEEEYEEEEERKPTVEEVEYLELRERIKEQIRKKMRKESGSSLSKSQEKKKPPSDNYGSFFGPSQPVISQRVIQESKSIIENQHLALRVPNAQHTNKKSSSSTATGLKNRVHGLVPKVKNEVKTKVQKLKDTRDYSFLLTDDAELPAPTKEPAPRNVSAPNSEARSAQVPQKIKQASSNSGRNIHGIREERKPVFRNGQMHPKVGSQKPSSANKPDATSINSRRQLGSNNGTGPGRPAGPKFLPSKTPASIMQKKASSPSVKKILPAMHKSLPSNPSKSSIPKQHWEQRKGLQEPNKARPIPKQPLSSLKSQQIHKPIKQVSSHASLQDNRPKKKPVRPFPDAGSDDEDAFSMLRKLIGNKNRGNFDDDDDSDMEANFDDIMKEERRSARIAREEDEEQLRLIEEEERRERERKLAKKRKLGHR from the exons ATGCGAGGGTATGATAGAGAG GAAGATGAATATTATGATGAATATGAGGAGGAAGGTGAAGAGCAAGTGGAGGAGGAGtatgaagaggaagaagaacgaAAGCCCACTGTAGAGGAAGTGGAATATCTTGAATTAAGGGAGCGGATTAAAGAACAAATTAGAAAGAAGATGCGGAAGGAAAGTGGTTCTAGTCTTTCTAAATcccaagagaagaaaaaaccgcCATCTGATAA TTATGGTTCATTCTTTGGCCCTTCTCAACCAGTTATTTCTCAAAGAGTAATTCAAGAAAGCAAGTCAATAATAGAAAACCAACATTTGGCTCTCAGAGTTCCAAATGCCCAACATACT AACAAAAAGAGCTCCTCTTCAACGGCTACAGGTTTAAAAAACAGAGTACATGGACTTGTACCGAAAGTAAAGAATGAG GTAAAAACAAAAGTCCAAAAACTCAAGGATACGAGAGATTATTCTTTCTTGTTAACGGATGATGCAGAGCTCCCAGCTCCTACAAAAGAGCCTGCCCCCCGAAATGTCTCTGCTCCAAATTCTG AGGCGAGATCTGCTCAAGTTCCACAAAAGATCAAACAAGCTTCCAGCAATAGTGGCAGAAATATTCATGGCATTCGTGAAGAAAGGAAGCCAGTTTTCAGGAATGGCCAAATGCATCCTAAAGTAGGGTCACAAAAGCCATCTTCTGCTAATAAACCTGATGCAACATCGATAAACTCCAGAAGGCAGTTAGGTAGCAACAATGGGACTGGGCCTGGCCGGCCTGCAGGGCCAAAATTCTTGCCTTCAAAGACACCTGCTTCCATCATGCAGAAGAAGGCCTCATCACCAAGTGTTAAGAAAATCCTGCCTGCTATGCACAAATCTCTCCCTTCAAACCCTTCAAAGTCATCTATTCCAAAGCAACACTGGGAACAGAGAAAAGGATTACAAGAACCCAATAAGGCTAGACCGATACCAAAACAGCCACTGTCATCTTTAAAATCTCAG CAGATACATAAGCCAATCAAGCAAGTTTCGTCTCATGCATCGTTACAAGATAACCGCCCCAAGAAAAAGCCTGTCAGACCGTTTCCTGATGCAGGCTCTGATGATGAGGATGCTTTCAGTATGCTCAGAAAATTAATTGG AAATAAAAACCGTGGTaactttgatgatgatgatgatagtgaCATGGAGGCAAATTTTGATGACATCATGAAGGAAGAGAGGAGAAG TGCTAGAATCGCACGAGAGGAGGATGAGGAGCAACTCCGATTGATAGAAGAGGAGGAGCGGCGAGAACGGGAGAGAAAGCTGGCAAAGAAGCGCAAGCTAGGTCATCGATGA
- the LOC118063175 gene encoding uncharacterized protein isoform X2, producing MRGYDREEDEYYDEYEEEGEEQVEEEYEEEEERKPTVEEVEYLELRERIKEQIRKKMRKESGSSLSKSQEKKKPPSDNYGSFFGPSQPVISQRVIQESKSIIENQHLALRVPNAQHTNKKSSSSTATGLKNRVHGLVPKVKNEVKTKVQKLKDTRDYSFLLTDDAELPAPTKEPAPRNVSAPNSEARSAQVPQKIKQASSNSGRNIHGIREERKPVFRNGQMHPKVGSQKPSSANKPDATSINSRRQLGSNNGTGPGRPAGPKFLPSKTPASIMQKKASSPSVKKILPAMHKSLPSNPSKSSIPKQHWEQRKGLQEPNKARPIPKQPLSSLKSQIHKPIKQVSSHASLQDNRPKKKPVRPFPDAGSDDEDAFSMLRKLIGNKNRGNFDDDDDSDMEANFDDIMKEERRSARIAREEDEEQLRLIEEEERRERERKLAKKRKLGHR from the exons ATGCGAGGGTATGATAGAGAG GAAGATGAATATTATGATGAATATGAGGAGGAAGGTGAAGAGCAAGTGGAGGAGGAGtatgaagaggaagaagaacgaAAGCCCACTGTAGAGGAAGTGGAATATCTTGAATTAAGGGAGCGGATTAAAGAACAAATTAGAAAGAAGATGCGGAAGGAAAGTGGTTCTAGTCTTTCTAAATcccaagagaagaaaaaaccgcCATCTGATAA TTATGGTTCATTCTTTGGCCCTTCTCAACCAGTTATTTCTCAAAGAGTAATTCAAGAAAGCAAGTCAATAATAGAAAACCAACATTTGGCTCTCAGAGTTCCAAATGCCCAACATACT AACAAAAAGAGCTCCTCTTCAACGGCTACAGGTTTAAAAAACAGAGTACATGGACTTGTACCGAAAGTAAAGAATGAG GTAAAAACAAAAGTCCAAAAACTCAAGGATACGAGAGATTATTCTTTCTTGTTAACGGATGATGCAGAGCTCCCAGCTCCTACAAAAGAGCCTGCCCCCCGAAATGTCTCTGCTCCAAATTCTG AGGCGAGATCTGCTCAAGTTCCACAAAAGATCAAACAAGCTTCCAGCAATAGTGGCAGAAATATTCATGGCATTCGTGAAGAAAGGAAGCCAGTTTTCAGGAATGGCCAAATGCATCCTAAAGTAGGGTCACAAAAGCCATCTTCTGCTAATAAACCTGATGCAACATCGATAAACTCCAGAAGGCAGTTAGGTAGCAACAATGGGACTGGGCCTGGCCGGCCTGCAGGGCCAAAATTCTTGCCTTCAAAGACACCTGCTTCCATCATGCAGAAGAAGGCCTCATCACCAAGTGTTAAGAAAATCCTGCCTGCTATGCACAAATCTCTCCCTTCAAACCCTTCAAAGTCATCTATTCCAAAGCAACACTGGGAACAGAGAAAAGGATTACAAGAACCCAATAAGGCTAGACCGATACCAAAACAGCCACTGTCATCTTTAAAATCTCAG ATACATAAGCCAATCAAGCAAGTTTCGTCTCATGCATCGTTACAAGATAACCGCCCCAAGAAAAAGCCTGTCAGACCGTTTCCTGATGCAGGCTCTGATGATGAGGATGCTTTCAGTATGCTCAGAAAATTAATTGG AAATAAAAACCGTGGTaactttgatgatgatgatgatagtgaCATGGAGGCAAATTTTGATGACATCATGAAGGAAGAGAGGAGAAG TGCTAGAATCGCACGAGAGGAGGATGAGGAGCAACTCCGATTGATAGAAGAGGAGGAGCGGCGAGAACGGGAGAGAAAGCTGGCAAAGAAGCGCAAGCTAGGTCATCGATGA